In Bacteroidota bacterium, the sequence AATGACAAGCTATTGAGGTTTGAGGACCATGTCTCATTTGGTGCAACAGCCAATGGAGAAACGCTGGGCAGATGGCCTGATGGCACGGGAGCTTTATATCCTATGTTACAACCCTCTCTGGGCAGCACAAACGCCGGCCCCAAAATAGGCGACCTGGTCTTCCGGGAAATCATGTACCACCCACCAAACAACGACCGGTATTTAGAATATGTGGAGGTTATAAACCGAAGCAGTTCATCACTGAATGCCGAAAACTGGCAAATCGAAGGGGGTGTTTCCTACACCTTCCCAGACGGACTTACTTTGGGAGCCGGGGAAATTGCGCGTATCGTGCCTTTTGATCCATCCGTAGAGTCTGATAAAATTGCTGCCATGCAGCAAGCGTTCAGCGATCCGGCGGTACAGGTACTGGGGCCCTGGGACGGCCGGCTTAACAATGCAGGTGAGACGCTGCTACTCACCCGTCCTGACATGCCCCCCATCGAACAGCCCGACCTGATTCCTCGAATTGAGGTTGATCGGGTTGGATATAGCAATGCAGCGCCATGGCCAACCGAAGCCAATGGCGCCGGCGCAGCACTGGTCAAAATTGAATTGGATGACTTTTCTGATGACCCCAGCAATTGGACTGCTGAATCGCGTGTCGTTGAAACGGAGCCGCCACTGGACCCCGTAGACGTATTTGAATTGGTAGCCCCCTTTCCGAACCCAGCATTTGAATCTGCAACCTTCTCGCTGGTATTGGAAGAGGTCGACTATGTGCGTATTGCGCTTTACGATGTGCTGGGCCGGCAAGTGCAGGTGATAAATGAATCTTCACTTCGGCCCAATGAGCGCCATCAGTTCACGCTGAATACCTCAGGGTTGGCAAGCGGAGTCTACTTCATCCACATTATAGCAGATCGCTTCGGTGTAACAGAAAGCATTGTAGTATTTTAATCCCGGAAACGGATACTCCTTTATCTAACAAGGAGATGAGGTTGCTACTTTATTCCACGAAGTGATCCCTGTAAGCTGTTCAACTTGGTAAAAAAAGAAAAGCCGGCTGATCTTATCGATCAGCCGGCTTTTGCAATTTGTTGTTGGCCTTGTACCCGGTTATGGGGTGACAGATTCAACTTTGCTAGGCAGGTCGCTTCCAAGTGCTGCCTGCAGTTCTGCAAGCTCTTTCTTGGACCCAACCACGATGTCGCGGAATCGGCGCTGGCCGGTACCTGCAGGAATGAGGTGACCTACGATCACGTTTTCCTTCAAGCCATACAGCGGATCCACTTTCGCGCGGATGGCAGCTTCGGTGAGTACCTTTGTTGTTTCCTGGAAGGAAGCAGCAGATACAAACGAATCTGTTGACAGCGATGCCTGCGTGATACCGAGCAGGATGGGCTCAGCAACTGCCGGCTGCGTTTCACGCACCGTAACCTGTTTGAGGTCTTTACGCTTCATGTCAGAGTTAATCTCACGAAGCTTACGGCGGTCTACAATTTCACCAACCTTGAGTACAGAGTCACCTGCATTCGTCACTACAAAGCGATCATACAAGTAATCATTGAGCTCTTCGAGGATGAAACGGTCTACCTTGCTGCGCTCCAGCAGGTTTGTATCGCCAGGATCGGTGATGCTAACTTTCTGCATCATCTGGCGCACAATAACTTCAATGTGCTTGTCATTGATCGTTACACCCTGGAGGCGGTAAACTTCCTGCACCTCGTTTACGAGATACTCCTGTACTGATTTAGGTCCGAGAATACCGAGGATATCCTGCGGTGAAATCTGCCCATCAGAAAGCGGCTCGCCAGCACGGACAAAGTCGTTCTCATGAACAATCAGGTACTTCGAAAGCGACACAAGGTATGTTTTCGAGATTTCGCCATCGCGGCTAGTCACAATCACTTCCTGAGAACCACGTTTACGACCACCGAAGGAAACAACCCCATCGATCTCACTAACAACAGCAGGATCAGAAGGACGACGCGCTTCGAACAGTTCGGTTACACGTGGCAGACCACCCGTAATATCGCGCGTCTTCGCAGACTGACGCGGCATTTTTGCGAGGATTTCACCAGCCTGTACCTTGTCGCCGGCATCGATCTGCAAGCGCGCACGGATTGGCAGTGGATACTCTCGAACTTCACCGTCTTTGGTTGTCACGAGGATAGCCGGCGTAAGGGTACGCTCCCTACTCTCTGTAATAACCTTCTCTTTATAGCCGGTCTGTTCGTCAGACTCTTCGCGGTACGTGGTACCTTCGACGATATCCTGGAAAGAAACCGTACCGGCAACTTCAGAGAGACGCACACTATTGTAAGGGTCCCAGCTGGCGAGTACTTCACCTTTCTCGAGCACCTGTCCGTCAGAGACGAGCAGCTCAGCACCATAAGGAATGATGTAGGAGATAAGCTGCCGGCCTTTTTCTTCCGGATCCATAATCCGAACGCCACCCTGACGGGCAAGGACAACTTCTCTCGTTTCTTCCCCTGTATCCAGCGTTACCGTGCGCAGGTTTTCAAATTCAACAACACCACCAAATTTGGTCTGCAAGGTGCTCTCAGCAGAAATACGCGAAGCAGTACCACCAATATGGAAGGTACGAAGCGTAAGCTGTGTACCAGGCTCACCAATCGACTGTGCTGCAACTACCCCAACAGCCTCTCCGGTCTCAACCAGGCGGTTCATCGCAAGGTTACGGCCATAACACAGGGCACATACGCCACGACGCGATTCACAAGTAAGCACGGAGCGAATCTCAACTTCCTCAATGGAAGTCTCCGAAATTTTACGCGCTTTAGCTTCGTCAATCAGCTCATTGGCTGCAACGATGGTTTCGCCAGTAAGCGGATCTTCAACATCGTGCACCGATACGCGACCGAGAATACGGTCTGCCAGCGGTTCTACGATGTCCTCATTGTCTTTCAACGCTGTTGTGCGAATACCACGCAACGTGCCACAGTCCGTAATCGTAACCGTAACATCCTGTGCAACGTCAACAAGACGGCGCGTCAGGTAGCCGGCATCAGCCGTTTTCAGGGCAGTATCAGCCAAGCCTTTACGGGCACCGTGCGTTGAGATAAAGTACTCAAGTACCGACAGGCCTTCTTTAAAGTTGGAGATAATCGGATTCTCGATAATCTCTCCAGCTGAACCAACCAGGCTTTTTTGCGGCTTGGCCATCAGACCACGCATTCCACCAAGCTGACGAATCTGCTCTTTAGAACCACGAGCACCAGAGTCAGCCATCATGTAAATGGCGTTGAAACCCTGCTTGTCTTCTTTCAGTGCATCGAAGAGCACTTCAGAGATCATGCCGTTGGTACGGGTCCAGATATCGATAACTTTATTGTAGCGCTCGTTCTCCGTAATGTGGCCCATTTCGTAGAACTCAAGCGCCTGCTCTACTTCGCCAGAAGCGTCGGAGATCAGGTCTTCTTTTTCCTGCGGTACAACGATATCGGCCAGCGAGAAGGTCAGACCAGCTGTTGTAGCCTGCTCAAACCCACGGTTCTTCATGCTATCGAGAAACTTCGTGGTTTCAGCAAAACCTGTAGCAGCCAGGATTCTGGAAATAATGCTGCGGAGGTTCTTTTTGGTAAGGACCTCATTGATATAGCCGGCGCCTTCCGGTACAACTTCGTTGAACAGGACGCGGCCTACTGTGGTCTCCAGCGCTTCACCTTCATGCATCAGCGTGATTTTGGCGTGGAGGTCTACAATTTTCTGATCGTATGCCTGGCGAACTTCTTGAGAGGAGCTAAAGCGTTTGCCTTCTC encodes:
- the rpoC gene encoding DNA-directed RNA polymerase subunit beta'; translation: MPYGKTQKIRKNFTQITVSLSSPETILERSYGEVLKPETINYRSFKPEKDGLFCEKIFGPVKDWECHCGKYKRIRYKGIICDRCGVEVTQKAVRRERMGHITLSVPVVHIWYFKTLPNKIGHLLGLKSKDLEKVIYYENYIVIQPGAAEKLGVEPKQLLSEDEYFNVLYQIREDNNRLDDEDPEKFIAKIGGEAVEMMLSRAELDELAQELRFQVRTESSQQRKAEALKRLSVVESFRDANKRMENRPEWMVMRVIPVIPPELRPLVPLEGGRFATSDLNDLYRRVIIRNNRLKRLIDIKAPEVILRNEKRMLQEAVDSLFDNSRKANAVRSDSNRALKSLSDMLKGKQGRFRQNLLGKRVDYSGRSVIVVGPELGLHQCGLPKEMAVELFKPFVIRKLIERGIVKTVKSAKKVVDRRTSDVWDILEKVIDGRPVMLNRAPTLHRLGIQAFQPVLIEGKAIRLHPLVCTAFNADFDGDQMAVHVPLSHDACLEAMILMLASHNILSPAHGGPVTVPTQDMVLGLYYMTKARNGMRGEGKRFSSSQEVRQAYDQKIVDLHAKITLMHEGEALETTVGRVLFNEVVPEGAGYINEVLTKKNLRSIISRILAATGFAETTKFLDSMKNRGFEQATTAGLTFSLADIVVPQEKEDLISDASGEVEQALEFYEMGHITENERYNKVIDIWTRTNGMISEVLFDALKEDKQGFNAIYMMADSGARGSKEQIRQLGGMRGLMAKPQKSLVGSAGEIIENPIISNFKEGLSVLEYFISTHGARKGLADTALKTADAGYLTRRLVDVAQDVTVTITDCGTLRGIRTTALKDNEDIVEPLADRILGRVSVHDVEDPLTGETIVAANELIDEAKARKISETSIEEVEIRSVLTCESRRGVCALCYGRNLAMNRLVETGEAVGVVAAQSIGEPGTQLTLRTFHIGGTASRISAESTLQTKFGGVVEFENLRTVTLDTGEETREVVLARQGGVRIMDPEEKGRQLISYIIPYGAELLVSDGQVLEKGEVLASWDPYNSVRLSEVAGTVSFQDIVEGTTYREESDEQTGYKEKVITESRERTLTPAILVTTKDGEVREYPLPIRARLQIDAGDKVQAGEILAKMPRQSAKTRDITGGLPRVTELFEARRPSDPAVVSEIDGVVSFGGRKRGSQEVIVTSRDGEISKTYLVSLSKYLIVHENDFVRAGEPLSDGQISPQDILGILGPKSVQEYLVNEVQEVYRLQGVTINDKHIEVIVRQMMQKVSITDPGDTNLLERSKVDRFILEELNDYLYDRFVVTNAGDSVLKVGEIVDRRKLREINSDMKRKDLKQVTVRETQPAVAEPILLGITQASLSTDSFVSAASFQETTKVLTEAAIRAKVDPLYGLKENVIVGHLIPAGTGQRRFRDIVVGSKKELAELQAALGSDLPSKVESVTP